In Triticum urartu cultivar G1812 chromosome 6, Tu2.1, whole genome shotgun sequence, the following proteins share a genomic window:
- the LOC125512207 gene encoding salt tolerance receptor-like cytoplasmic kinase 1 — protein MLPGCGLLDCLRRGERDTHDAGRTDSRVSADPGGGSASSAGKSGRARRLEWAEVESVTGGFSSRVIGQGGFSTVYLASLTSSRLGAVKVQRSSERLHRVFRQELDVLLSVRHPHIVRLLGYCDEREEGVLVFEYAPNGDLHERLHRSGQKRAALPWARRMAAAFQVAMALEYLHESQDPAVIHGDVKASNVLLDANMDVKLCDFGFAHVGFSAAVLPAAARASARHVMGSPGYVDPHFLRSGVATKKSDVYSFGVLLLELVTGREAICADTGCRLTVAVAPVVSEGKVADVVDRRLGDAYDREEAVTVAALALQCINVSSGLRPSMTDVVRVLQEKTSALISAVGPKPASKMVVS, from the exons ATGTTGCCCGGGTGCGGGCTGTTGGATTGCCTCCGCCGCGGCGAGCGCGACACGCATGACGCCGGCCGGACGGACTCCCGCGTCTCGGCCGACCCGGGCGGCGGGTCGGCGTCGTCGGCCGGGAAGAGCGGGCGGGCGAGGCGGCTCGAGTGGGCCGAGGTCGAGTCGGTCACGGGCGGCTTCTCGTCCCGCGTGATCGGCCAGGGCGGCTTCAGCACCGTGTACCTGGCGTCGCTCACCTCCTCCCGCCTCGGCGCCGTCAAGGTGCAGCGGAGCAGCGAGCGCCTCCACCGCGTCTTCCGCCAGGAGCTCGACGTGCTCCTGTCCGTGCGCCATCCCCACATCGTCCGCCTCCTCGGCTACTGCGACGAACGAG AGGAGGGCGTCTTGGTGTTCGAGTACGCCCCCAACGGCGACCTGCACGAGAGGCTCCACCGGAGCGGCCAGAAGCGGGCGGCGCTGCCGTGGGCGCGGCGGATGGCCGCCGCGTTCCAGGTGGCGATGGCGCTGGAGTACCTCCACGAGAGCCAGGACCCCGCGGTCATCCACGGCGACGTCAAGGCGTCCAACGTCCTGCTCGACGCCAACATGGACGTCAAGCTCTGCGACTTCGGCTTCGCGCACGTCGGCTTCTCCGCCGCGGTCCTCCCGGCCGCGGCCAGGGCGTCAGCGCGCCACGTCATGGGCTCCCCGGGGTACGTGGACCCGCACTTCCTCCGCTCCGGCGTGGCCACCAAGAAGAGCGACGTGTACAGCTTCGGGGTGCTGCTGCTGGAGCTGGTGACCGGGCGGGAGGCCATCTGCGCGGACACGGGGTGCCGGCTCACGGTCGCCGTGGCGCCCGTGGTCAGCGAGGGGAAGGTGGCCGACGTGGTGGACAGGAGGTTGGGAGACGCGTACGATCGCGAGGAGGCCGTGACCGTGGCGGCGCTCGCGCTGCAGTGCATCAACGTCAGCTCCGGGCTCCGGCCGTCCATGACGGACGTGGTGCGCGTTCTCCAGGAGAAGACGTCGGCGTTGATCTCCGCCGTTGGACCTAAGCCGGCCAGCAAGATGGTGGTTTCGTAA